The following are encoded together in the Sinorhizobium terangae genome:
- a CDS encoding MFS transporter has translation MSNPYREIFSVRGAKGFSAAGFFARLPIAMAPIGIVAMLSQTRGEYWIAGAVSAIFALTNALVSPQISRLVDRLGQSAIMVPTTAISVLAFIALIVGANQDWPAWALFVSAFFAAAMPSIPAMLRARWTELFRDRPELNTAFAFESAADELVYIAGASLSVGLAVALFPEAGMLVSTVFLVVGTAAFVLQRSTEPKVRHLEHGVSHGSAIRLRPVQIITLALVFVGSMFATAEVSAVAITKELGQPNAASLVIGVYAIGSFVVGLIIGALNPRMPLQRQLLIAVSVLAVTALPLTVADTVPLLALAVFVSGIAISPTFITAFGLIERRVPESMLTEGVTWVMTGIGIGMALGAFVAGWVVDNFGAQHGFFVSVIAGVASVAIIASGQRILAGGRTEAAEETLPQPAE, from the coding sequence ATGTCTAATCCTTACAGAGAAATATTCAGTGTGCGGGGCGCGAAAGGCTTCTCCGCCGCGGGCTTTTTTGCTCGCTTGCCTATTGCCATGGCACCGATCGGCATTGTCGCCATGCTGTCGCAGACACGCGGGGAGTATTGGATCGCGGGCGCGGTTTCAGCAATATTCGCCCTTACGAATGCGCTCGTCTCTCCTCAAATCTCGCGACTGGTCGATCGGCTCGGCCAGTCGGCCATCATGGTGCCGACGACAGCGATCTCGGTCCTGGCTTTCATTGCTCTCATAGTGGGAGCGAACCAGGATTGGCCAGCGTGGGCGTTGTTCGTGTCCGCCTTTTTCGCGGCGGCAATGCCAAGCATTCCCGCGATGTTGCGCGCGCGCTGGACAGAGCTCTTCCGCGACCGTCCCGAATTGAACACGGCCTTCGCCTTTGAGTCGGCAGCGGACGAACTGGTTTACATCGCCGGCGCATCGCTCTCGGTCGGGCTGGCGGTCGCGCTGTTTCCGGAAGCGGGAATGCTGGTCAGCACCGTCTTCCTTGTGGTCGGAACTGCGGCTTTTGTCCTGCAGCGGTCGACTGAACCGAAAGTGCGTCACCTGGAGCACGGCGTTTCCCACGGATCGGCAATTCGGCTGCGACCGGTGCAGATCATAACGCTCGCCCTGGTATTCGTCGGCTCGATGTTCGCTACGGCCGAAGTCAGCGCCGTTGCAATCACCAAGGAGCTCGGGCAACCAAATGCCGCAAGCCTTGTCATCGGCGTCTACGCGATCGGGTCGTTCGTCGTCGGGCTGATCATCGGGGCCCTGAACCCACGCATGCCGCTGCAGAGGCAGCTGTTGATCGCTGTCAGTGTCCTTGCGGTGACGGCCCTGCCGCTCACTGTTGCCGATACGGTGCCGCTTCTGGCTCTCGCGGTCTTCGTGAGCGGCATCGCAATATCGCCGACCTTCATCACGGCCTTTGGCTTGATCGAGCGTCGGGTTCCGGAGTCAATGCTGACCGAGGGCGTCACGTGGGTGATGACCGGCATTGGAATTGGCATGGCACTTGGGGCCTTCGTCGCGGGTTGGGTGGTCGATAATTTCGGCGCGCAACACGGCTTCTTCGTATCCGTGATCGCCGGAGTGGCGTCCGTGGCAATCATCGCTTCGGGTCAGCGGATCCTGGCCGGAGGCAGAACGGAGGCTGCGGAGGAGACACTGCCCCAACCCGCGGAGTAG
- a CDS encoding response regulator has product MTESEGCRVFVVEDEFLVALQIEDDLVAAGYVVVGPFTTLQGSIIASREQQFEVATLDLNLRGEFVYPLVDELLERGVPVLLLTGYTAADLPERFRALPRLAKPFDGPELIRQVESLLPAT; this is encoded by the coding sequence ATGACCGAGTCCGAAGGATGCCGGGTCTTCGTCGTCGAAGACGAGTTCCTGGTGGCATTGCAGATCGAAGACGACCTCGTCGCAGCCGGCTACGTCGTGGTGGGCCCCTTCACGACCTTGCAGGGGTCAATCATCGCGTCGCGCGAACAGCAGTTCGAAGTCGCCACGCTGGACCTGAATCTACGTGGCGAATTTGTCTATCCACTCGTCGATGAACTGCTCGAGCGCGGCGTGCCCGTCCTGCTGCTGACGGGCTATACGGCGGCGGACTTGCCGGAGCGGTTCCGTGCGTTGCCTCGCCTGGCCAAACCCTTCGACGGCCCCGAACTGATCCGGCAGGTCGAAAGCCTTCTGCCCGCGACGTGA